A genomic segment from Zonotrichia albicollis isolate bZonAlb1 chromosome 19, bZonAlb1.hap1, whole genome shotgun sequence encodes:
- the LOC102073950 gene encoding urotensin-2 receptor: MEPNGTAAAGDNGTAAAAGGGGAPGSGPLLIPSAFGTVLSVMYVAGVAGNVYTLVVMCHSARCAAPMYSSIVSLALADLLYLSTIPFIVCTYLAQDWYFGDLGCRILLSLDLLTMHASIFTLTLMCTERYLAVTRPLDTLKRSRGYRKVTAGAVWSVSLLLTLPMMLMVTLTEGGKAEGKVKRMCAPTWSVDAYRTYLTVLFSTSIMAPGIIIGFLYTRLARTYLESQRNPPHKEKSKRSPRQKVLIMIFSIVLVFWACFLPFWIWQLVRLYSSSLHLTTQTQKCINYLVTCLTYSNSCINPFLYTLLTKNYREYLRNRHRNFYRFTSSFRKRGSNLQCSWGRSMSSSNQYDYSSEALGMATLKDK; the protein is encoded by the coding sequence atGGAGCCCAACgggacggcggcggcgggggacaacgggacggcggcggcggcgggcggcgggggaGCGCCCGGGAGCGGCCCCCTGCTCATCCCCTCGGCCTTCGGGACGGTGCTGTCGGTGATGTACGTGGCCGGGGTGGCCGGCAATGTCTACACGCTGGTGGTGATGTGCCACTCGGCGCGCTGCGCCGCCCCCATGTACAGCTCCATCGTCAGCCTGGCCCTGGCCGACCTGCTCTACCTCTCCACCATCCCCTTCATCGTCTGCACCTACCTGGCCCAGGACTGGTACTTCGGGGACCTGGGGTGCCGCATCCTGCTCAGCCTGGACCTGCTCACCATGCACGCCAGCATCTTCACCCTGACCCTCATGTGCACCGAGCGCTACCTGGCCGTCACCCGGCCCCTGGACACCCTGAAGCGGTCGCGGGGCTACCGCAAGGTCACGGCGGGGGCCGTGTGGTCGGTGTCGCTGCTGCTCACGCTGCCCATGATGCTGATGGTCACGCTGACCGAGGGGGGCAAGGCGGAGGGCAAGGTGAAGAGGATGTGTGCGCCCACCTGGAGCGTGGACGCCTACAGGACCTACCTGACCGTGCTCTTCAGCACCAGCATCATGGCCCCGGGCATCATCATCGGCTTCCTCTACACGCGCCTGGCCAGGACCTACCTGGAGTCCCAGAGGAACCCCCCCCACAAGGAGAAGAGTAAGAGGTCCCCCCGGCAGAAGGTCCTCATCATGATTTTCAGCATCGTGCTGGTCTTCTGGGCCTGCTTCCTGCCCTTTTGGATCTGGCAGCTGGTTCGCCTCTacagcagctctctgcatctCACCACCCAAACCCAGAAGTGCATTAACTACCTGGTGACCTGCCTGACCTACAGCAACAGCTGCATCAACCCTTTCCTCTACACCCTGCTCACCAAAAACTACCGGGAGTACCTGCGCAACCGGCACCGCAACTTCTACAGGTTCACGTCGTCCTTCCGCAAGAGGGGCTCCAACCTGCAGTGCTCCTGGGGTCGCTCCATGTCCTCCAGCAACCAGTACGACTACAGCTCCGAGGCGCTGGGCATGGCCACGCTCAAGGAcaagtga